CCAAGGAGAAGCCAACCTTTTGTATTGTGCAATTGCAGGGCTTGTTCTTGCAGTAATTTTCTTGATTCTTACAATTGCATCGAGAGGAGATTCTGATGATTACGACCCGTCAGATGACTATGATGATCCATTTGAAGATGATTTTGATAATTAATTTCTAATACAAAAAATCCCATTAGCTATGTAGTTTTACAATTCCATAGTCAAATGGGATTTTTGTGTCTTTTATATATCTTTTCCCTTATTTTTCAATTTTTTTTGGTATTTTTTTCTCAAATTATATGGTATTTTCTGTCTTTTCATAGTATAATATATTTATCTTATGAAAAAGCAATATGGGAGGATACTCAATGAAACAAAATAATATGCTTGCTATGATTTTAGCTGGTGGACGCGGCAGTCGTCTTCATGATCTGACAAACAAAGTCGCTAAGCCGGCAGTATCTTATGGGGGAAAGTACCGAATCATTGACTTTCCACTTAGTAACTGTGCGAACAGTGGAATCGATACTGTAGGAGTGCTTACCCAGTATGAATCAATTCTTTTGAATAGTTATGTTGCTGCTGGAAGACGTTGGGGTCTGGATGCAAAAAACAGTGGTGTTTATGTACTTCCACCACGTGAGAAAGCAGATACTGATCTGGATGTTTATCGTGGAACTGCAGATGCCATTTCACAGAACATTGATTTTATTAACAATTATAATCCGGAATATGTTCTTATCCTTTCCGGAGACCACATTTATAAGATGAATTATGCAAAGATGTTGGATTATCATATCAAATCCAATGCTGATGCTACAATTGCCGTTATTGAAGTTCCAATGAAAGAAGCCAGCCGTTTTGGTATTATGAACGCTAACGAAGACGGACGTATTGTTGAATTCGAAGAGAAACCAGAACATCCAAAGAGCAACCTTGCTTCTATGGGAATTTATATTTTCAACTGGAAACTGCTTCGTAAGATGTTGCAGGCTGATATGAAGGATACTAATTCGAGCCATGACTTCGGTAAAGATATCATTCCGCAGATGCTTGCAGATGAAAAACGTCTCTTTGCATATAAATTTAAAGGCTACTGGAAAGATGTAGGTACAATTGATTCTTTATGGGAAGCTAATATGGACTTACTCGATCCTAAGAATGAATTAGATCTCAATGATCCTTCATGGAAAATTTATACAGAGGATTCTACTACTCTTCCTCATATTTTAGGACCAAATGCTAACATTAACAAAGCATTTATTACTCAGGGATGTGATGTCGATGGTGAGATTACAAACTCTGTATTATTTACGAGTGCAAAAGTAGCAACCGGTGCAAAAGTTATTGACAGTGTACTGATGCCTGGTGTTGTTGTTGAAGAAGGTGCCGTTGTAACCCGTGCCCTTGTCGCAGATGGTGTCCGCATTGGTAAAGATGCCGTTGTTGGAAGCGCAGACAGCGAAAATATTGAACTTGTAGCAAAACGCATAAAGGGGGCAGAATAATATGTGTGACGCATTAGGAATCATTAATTTCTCCAGAAGTCAGGTTCACGTAGAAGGACTTCAGGATTACCGTTCAATCGGAGCATTTTCTTTCTTAGGAAGATATAGAATGATTGATTTTCCACTTTCAAATATGACAAACAGTGGAATGGATCAAATCAAAGTATTTCTTAACAAACAACCACGTTCTTTAGTAGAACACCTTGGTACAGGCCGTCATTATAATATCAATTCAAAACGTGGACATCTTCATATACTATTTTCTGAAGGTGAACGAAAGAATTCATTGTATGACACTGATATTGCAACATATTTAGATAACTTATCTTACATAGAAGAAAGTCCTTTTGACTACGTGATCATTGCTCCTAGCCACATGATATTTAAGCAGGATTTTGATGAGCTTATGAATAAACATGTTGAATCCGGAGCAGATATCACATTGCTTTATCATACAGTAGATAATGCAAATGAGAGCTTTTTCAATTGTGATATTTTAAATTTGAATAAACAAAAAGGTGTCCTTTCTATTGAAAAGAATCGTGCGACCGCAAAGAACCGCAATATTTTCATGGATACTTATGTTATGAGAAAAGATTTGTTCATCGATTTACTTAAGAAAGGGGCATCACATTCTGCATTGTATACACTTCCTCAGGTAGTTAATCATGCTTGCCAGGACTTTGATGTACGTGGAATTTCACATCGTGGATACTTTGCCGCTGTTACTGACTTAAAGAGTTATTTCGATGCAAATCTCTCTTTACTGGATGCAAAAACAAGAAATCTTCTTTTCGAAGAGGATTGGCCAATTTATACAAGAACTAGTGATTCTTGCCCAACAAAATATTTAGAAACAGCCAGTGCCCGCTCTTCTATCATCTCAAACGGATGTACTATTGAAGGAGATATTGAAAACAGCATTATCGGACGTGGATGTAATATTAAGAAAGGGGCTGTATTAAAGAACTGTGTTGTACTTCCAAATGTAACAATCGGTGAAGATGTACATGCAGAAAATCTGATCATTGATAAGTACGCTAAACTGATTCATGCAAAAGAAGTAATTTGCACACCGGAACAGCCTGGATATATTAAGAGAAGCGATTGTATCTAACCATTATATTACATTTTTCTAAGACAAAAAGAGAAGCGATTAATTCCGCTTCTCTTTTTGTTCGTATTGATAGAAGAATTCACTGAGTCCATTTAATGTTTTAACAAGAACTCCTATCTCTTCTTCATTTAATTGTCTCATTACTGCATCTGTCATCTGCTCATGATATTCTGCATGATGATGATATGCTTTTCTTCCTTTTTCAGTCAGATAAATATTTACAACACGACGATCCTTCTCTCCTCGTTTTCGTTCAGTATATCCTTTATTTACAAGCCCGTTCATAGAAGTCGTCAAGGAACCAACTGTTACTTTTAACTTTGCCGCAATAGAGGACATATTTCCTCCGTCAAGTCCAACCGCCTCAATGATGTGCATATCATTATTGGTGATATCTTTATATTCTTCTGTAATAATTGCCTCTTCTTCCAGCTGCAATATCTCATTAAATAAATGTACAAGAACATCGTTTATTATCTTTCGGTTATCCACAGCGTTCTCTCCTGTCTTTTCTATTGTTTAAGACATATTTCTTTTAAACACTTCACTTTTGTTTTAATATGTCTTATCTTCTCCAATCCAATATAGTATAACACGTTGACAAGATTGAAACCACTATTTTTTAGATATTGCGAAATCGTTTATATCGGTGTTGAACCAATTCTTGTTTTGACAATGCTTTATATTTTTTCAGAAAACAATTTATTTTCTCATCCATGTTATCTTCAAGCTGCATCATATTTTCTCTGGTGAGCGGTTCTTCTTCTCGGATAACCTGTTCAATAATTCCGAGAGATTTTAAATCCTGTGCTGTCATCTTCATCACATCCGCCGCTTCTTTTGCTCGTTTACTGTCCTTCCACAAAATAGAAGCGAAGCCTTCCGGTGATAAAATAGAATAAATTGCATGCTCCATCATCCAAACTTCATCTGCGACTGCAAATGCAAGAGCTCCACCACTTCCGCCTTCACCGATTACAACAGATAATACCGGAACTTTCAATCCTGACAATTCATATAAGTTTCTGGCAATTGCTTCTCCTTGTCCATTTTCTTCCGCTTCAAGTCCACAGAACGCACCCGGTGTATCAACAAAACAAATTACCGGACGGTTAAATTTTTCAGCCTGTTTCATTAAACGAAGAGATTTTCTATATCCTTCCGGAGACACCATTCCAAAACGGTGTGCAATATTTTCTTTTGTGCCATGCCCTTTTTCCTGAACTAATATCGTTACCGGCTCTCCATGGAATTTTGCAACTCCTCCTATTACCGCCGGATCATCTCGATACAATCTGTCTCCATGCATTTCCACAAAATCTGAAAAAAGTAGTTGAATATAATCTTTTCCTGTCGGTCTGTTTTTATCTCTTGCAAGCTGCACATGATCCCATGCACTCATTTTATCCTGACATTCTAAGTCTTTTTCCGCTGCCGTTTGCATCTGTTCTTTATTTTTTACAAATTCAGTATTTTGTTCTGTTTTTGTTATATGCATATCTAAGATTTTTGATAAAGTAGAGCGCATTTCTTTTCTCTCTACGATTGCATCAATAAATCCATGCTCTAATAAAAACTCTGAACGTTGAAATCCTTCCGGCAGCTTTTGCCCAATTGTCTGCTCAATCACGCGCGGCCCGGCAAAACCAATCAAAGCACCTGGTTCTGCTAAAATAATATCTCCAAGCATTGCAAAGCTTGCTGTCACTCCACCCGTCGTAGGATCTGTCAGGACACTGATGTATAAAAGACCTTCATCACTATGCCGTTTTAATGCAGCTGAGGTCTTTGCCATCTGCATCAAAGATACAATCCCCTCTTGCATTCTGGCGCCTCCTGAACATGCAAAAATAATAATCGGAAGTTTTTCTTCTGTCGCTTTCTCAACCGCGCGTGTGATCTTTTCTCCCACAACTTCTCCCATACTCGCCATCATAAAACGACCGTCACATACAGCAACTACTGTAGGTATTCCGTTAATATTTAATTTACCTGTAACAACAGCCTCATCCAGGCCTGTTTTTTCTTTTAATTTATCCAGCTTTTCTTCATAGCCTTTAAACTGTAACGGATTTCTTGTCTGCAATCCTTTATCCCATTCCTCAAAACTATCCGGATCTGCAATCATTTGAATTCTACGATATGCATGCATACGGAAATAGTTCTGGCAATGTGGACAAATATAATTATTTTGCTTAACCTCTTCTACAAATACTGCGGTTTTACAAGCATTACATTTTTTCATCAAACCATCCGGTACTTCTGGTTTTCGTGCTGAAAATCTGGTTTTCTTCTCATTTACTGCATCATTTTTCACAGCAGTTCTTTTAAACATATGCTTAAATTTCATTGATATTTACTCCTGCAATTACATGCGTATTTAAAAATTCAATGTCAAAATTACCTGCCTGATAATCTGGATTTTGTAGTATCTCAAACTGATAATCGACATTTGTATCAATTCCCTCTATAATAACTTCGCCAAGAGCACTCTGCATTTTCGCAATGGCATCTTCTCTCGTTTTACCGCAGACAATTAACTTTGCCAGCATGGAATCATAATATGGTGAAATATGATAGCCACTGTAAATATCCGTATCTACACGAATCCCCTGACCTCCCGGTAAATGTAGCTCTGTAATCTGTCCCGGAGAAGGCCGAAAATGTTTCATTGGATTTTCTGCATTGATTCTGCATTCAATTGCATGTCCCTGGATTTTAACATCTTTCTGTGTGATTGAAAGTGGTTCTCCTGACGCGATTTTTATCTGTTCTTTGATGAGATCCAAGCCTGTCACACACTCTGTTACCGGATGTTCAACTTGTATACGAGTATTCATTTCCATAAAATAAAATTTTTCATTTTTCTCTAATAAGAATTCAATTGTTCCGGCATTTTCATAATGAGCCGCTTTCGCTGCTTTCACTGCTGCTTCTCCCATTTTCTTTCTTAATTCTTCAGAAACCGCTGCCGAAGGAGATTCTTCTATCATCTTCTGATGATTTCTTTGGATAGAACAATCACGCTCTCCAAGATGAATTACATTTCCTTTTGAATCAGCCAGAATCTGAAATTCAATGTGTCGCGGATGTTCTACAAAATGCTCTATATACATGGTTTCATCTGCAAATGCCATCTTTGCTTCCTTTTGTGCTGTCTGAAATGCTTTTGTAAATTCATTTTCTGAATATGCAACACGCATTCCTTTTCCGCCGCCTCCAAGAGCTGCTTTGATAATAACCGGATAACCGATTCTTTCTGCCTCTTTTAATCCTGTTTCCACATCCAGCACAGACTCATCTGTTCCCGGAATGACAGGCACACCTGCACGTGTCATTGTGTTTCTGGCTTCCTGCTTATTTCCAAGACATTGAATTACGGAAGAATTTGGCCCTACAAAGGTGATTCCACATTGTTCACACAACTGAGCAAATTTTGCATTTTCAGACAAAAATCCAAATCCAGGATGAATTGCATCTGCACCTGTCACCATCGCCGCACTGATAATACTTTCCATATTTAAATAACTCTCTGATGAAACACTCGGTCCTATACAGACTGCTTCATCTGCCAGCTGTGTATGGAGGCTTTCCTGATCTGCCTCTGAATAAACAGCTACAGACTCTATCCCCATTTCTCTGCATGCACGAATAATACGCACCGCGATTTCTCCTCTGTTGGCAATCAATAATTTCTGAATCATACTTCAACACCTTATCCAATCATAAATGTTAATTCTGCTTTTACTGCAACTTTTCCATCAACAGTCGCAATTGCTTCTCCAATACCTACCGGTCCTTTTTGTTTTATAATTTTTGTTTCCAGACGAAGCTTGTCTCCCGGAACGACCTTTCTTTTAAAACGGCATTTATCAATTCCTCCAAAGAACGCAATCTTCCCTTTATTTTCTTCCTGCGAAAGAATTGCAACTGCTCCGGTCTGCGCCAGTGCTTCTACGATCAAGACACCTGGCATTACCGGCTGCTGTGGAAAATGTCCTTTAAAAAAATCTTCACGAAATGTTACGCATTTATATCCGACAGCATATTCCCCCGGTACATAATCTTCAATATAATCCACTAATAAAAATGGATGTCGATGAGGAATGATTTCCTCAATCTGTTTTACATCTAAATGATTCATCTACATTTCCTCCATCTGCCATTCATCAAGACCTCTACTCAACGCAAAATAACGGCTGTCCATATTCTACCGCATCTCCATTTTCTACATAAATTTCGACTATTTTTCCATCAAAATCGCTTTCAATATCATTCATCAGCTTCATTGCCTCAACAATCGCAACGACCTGTCCTTTTTTTACCGTATCCCCAACACTTACAAATGCAGGTGCATCTTCGGCAGGGGCTGCATAGAATGTTCCAACCAGTGGAGATTTAATGATTTTTCCTTCTGGTTCTACTTTCTTCTCTTGCTGTCCTGTTGTTACTGTGTCGTCTTTTAAAATAATCGGTTCTACATTTTTTTCTGTTGTATTTGTCCCTAATACAACTTTTTTCCCTGCCTTCATTGAAATCTTTATGTCTCCATTTTCATAATGAAAAGAAGACAATTCTGAAGCAGAGACATGATCTATTAATTCTATAATCTGTTCAAAATCCATGTTTATCCCCTTACATATCACTCTGTATACACTATATGAAATGAATTTTTATGCTTCATATTTTTTAATCAATATACTTCCATTATGCCCGCCAAATCCAAGTGAATTACTCATTGCATATGTAATTTCCTGTTCTGCCGGTGCTCCAACCATATAATTCAAATCAAGTTCCTCATCCACTTCTTGAGTTCCGACTGTCTGGTGGATAAATCCGTCTAAAATAGATTTTACACAGACAATAAATTCTACTGCTCCTGCTGCTCCGAGCAGATGGCCAATCATAGACTTTGTAGAATTGATTTTTAAATTTGATGCTGCATCACCAAAAGCTACTTTCACTGCACGTGTTTCAAACAAATCATTATGGTGTGTACTTGTACCATGTGCATTGACGTATTCAATCTGTTCCGGCTTTACATCTGCCTCTTTCATTGCGTCCACCATAGCCCTTGCTGCACCGCTTCCATCTTCTGCCGGTGATGTAATGTGGAAAGCATCTGCTGTGGCACCGTATCCTACAACTTCTGCAAGAATTTGTGCACCTCTTGAAACTGCATGCTCTAATTCCTCCAGAACTACAATTCCTGCACCTTCGCCCATAACAAATCCGTCCCTGTCTTTATCAAATGGAATTGATGCTCTCATTGGATCATTGCTTTCTGACAATGCTGTCAGGCTGGTAAATCCAGCTACCCCAATTGGACAAATAGAACTTTCTGTTCCTCCTGCCAACATCACATCCGCATCGCCATACTGGATTGCACGAAATGCATCACCAATACAGTGCGTACCTGTCGCACATGCTGTTGCTACATTTGTACATTTTCCACGTGCACCTACAGCGATAGATACATTTCCTGCTGCCATATTTGTAATCATTTTAGGAACGATTAACGGGTCCACTCTAGATGGTCCTTTTGTCAGGATTTTCTCCACCCCGGCTTCTGCTGCCTGCAGGCTTCCCACTCCGGAGCCAACGATTACGCCGACACGAAACGGATCTTCTTTTTCCATATCAAGACCTGCATCTTTTACAGCTTCCATTGCTGCTACAACTGCATATTGCGAGAACAATTCCATTCTCTTTGCTGTTCTAAATCCAAGGATATCTTTTCCCGAAAAATCTTTTACTTCCGCAGCTATTTTTACTTTGTAATCTGTTGTATCAAATCGTGTGATTTCACTGATTCCAACATGTCCTGCTTTGATGCCACTCCA
This Ruminococcus hominis DNA region includes the following protein-coding sequences:
- a CDS encoding glucose-1-phosphate adenylyltransferase, with the protein product MKQNNMLAMILAGGRGSRLHDLTNKVAKPAVSYGGKYRIIDFPLSNCANSGIDTVGVLTQYESILLNSYVAAGRRWGLDAKNSGVYVLPPREKADTDLDVYRGTADAISQNIDFINNYNPEYVLILSGDHIYKMNYAKMLDYHIKSNADATIAVIEVPMKEASRFGIMNANEDGRIVEFEEKPEHPKSNLASMGIYIFNWKLLRKMLQADMKDTNSSHDFGKDIIPQMLADEKRLFAYKFKGYWKDVGTIDSLWEANMDLLDPKNELDLNDPSWKIYTEDSTTLPHILGPNANINKAFITQGCDVDGEITNSVLFTSAKVATGAKVIDSVLMPGVVVEEGAVVTRALVADGVRIGKDAVVGSADSENIELVAKRIKGAE
- the glgD gene encoding glucose-1-phosphate adenylyltransferase subunit GlgD, which encodes MCDALGIINFSRSQVHVEGLQDYRSIGAFSFLGRYRMIDFPLSNMTNSGMDQIKVFLNKQPRSLVEHLGTGRHYNINSKRGHLHILFSEGERKNSLYDTDIATYLDNLSYIEESPFDYVIIAPSHMIFKQDFDELMNKHVESGADITLLYHTVDNANESFFNCDILNLNKQKGVLSIEKNRATAKNRNIFMDTYVMRKDLFIDLLKKGASHSALYTLPQVVNHACQDFDVRGISHRGYFAAVTDLKSYFDANLSLLDAKTRNLLFEEDWPIYTRTSDSCPTKYLETASARSSIISNGCTIEGDIENSIIGRGCNIKKGAVLKNCVVLPNVTIGEDVHAENLIIDKYAKLIHAKEVICTPEQPGYIKRSDCI
- a CDS encoding MarR family winged helix-turn-helix transcriptional regulator, whose amino-acid sequence is MDNRKIINDVLVHLFNEILQLEEEAIITEEYKDITNNDMHIIEAVGLDGGNMSSIAAKLKVTVGSLTTSMNGLVNKGYTERKRGEKDRRVVNIYLTEKGRKAYHHHAEYHEQMTDAVMRQLNEEEIGVLVKTLNGLSEFFYQYEQKEKRN
- the accD gene encoding acetyl-CoA carboxylase, carboxyltransferase subunit beta; the protein is MKFKHMFKRTAVKNDAVNEKKTRFSARKPEVPDGLMKKCNACKTAVFVEEVKQNNYICPHCQNYFRMHAYRRIQMIADPDSFEEWDKGLQTRNPLQFKGYEEKLDKLKEKTGLDEAVVTGKLNINGIPTVVAVCDGRFMMASMGEVVGEKITRAVEKATEEKLPIIIFACSGGARMQEGIVSLMQMAKTSAALKRHSDEGLLYISVLTDPTTGGVTASFAMLGDIILAEPGALIGFAGPRVIEQTIGQKLPEGFQRSEFLLEHGFIDAIVERKEMRSTLSKILDMHITKTEQNTEFVKNKEQMQTAAEKDLECQDKMSAWDHVQLARDKNRPTGKDYIQLLFSDFVEMHGDRLYRDDPAVIGGVAKFHGEPVTILVQEKGHGTKENIAHRFGMVSPEGYRKSLRLMKQAEKFNRPVICFVDTPGAFCGLEAEENGQGEAIARNLYELSGLKVPVLSVVIGEGGSGGALAFAVADEVWMMEHAIYSILSPEGFASILWKDSKRAKEAADVMKMTAQDLKSLGIIEQVIREEEPLTRENMMQLEDNMDEKINCFLKKYKALSKQELVQHRYKRFRNI
- a CDS encoding acetyl-CoA carboxylase biotin carboxylase subunit → MIQKLLIANRGEIAVRIIRACREMGIESVAVYSEADQESLHTQLADEAVCIGPSVSSESYLNMESIISAAMVTGADAIHPGFGFLSENAKFAQLCEQCGITFVGPNSSVIQCLGNKQEARNTMTRAGVPVIPGTDESVLDVETGLKEAERIGYPVIIKAALGGGGKGMRVAYSENEFTKAFQTAQKEAKMAFADETMYIEHFVEHPRHIEFQILADSKGNVIHLGERDCSIQRNHQKMIEESPSAAVSEELRKKMGEAAVKAAKAAHYENAGTIEFLLEKNEKFYFMEMNTRIQVEHPVTECVTGLDLIKEQIKIASGEPLSITQKDVKIQGHAIECRINAENPMKHFRPSPGQITELHLPGGQGIRVDTDIYSGYHISPYYDSMLAKLIVCGKTREDAIAKMQSALGEVIIEGIDTNVDYQFEILQNPDYQAGNFDIEFLNTHVIAGVNINEI
- the fabZ gene encoding 3-hydroxyacyl-ACP dehydratase FabZ, translating into MNHLDVKQIEEIIPHRHPFLLVDYIEDYVPGEYAVGYKCVTFREDFFKGHFPQQPVMPGVLIVEALAQTGAVAILSQEENKGKIAFFGGIDKCRFKRKVVPGDKLRLETKIIKQKGPVGIGEAIATVDGKVAVKAELTFMIG
- the accB gene encoding acetyl-CoA carboxylase biotin carboxyl carrier protein; its protein translation is MDFEQIIELIDHVSASELSSFHYENGDIKISMKAGKKVVLGTNTTEKNVEPIILKDDTVTTGQQEKKVEPEGKIIKSPLVGTFYAAPAEDAPAFVSVGDTVKKGQVVAIVEAMKLMNDIESDFDGKIVEIYVENGDAVEYGQPLFCVE
- the fabF gene encoding beta-ketoacyl-ACP synthase II — encoded protein: MKRRVVVTGLGAITPIGNDVESFWSGIKAGHVGISEITRFDTTDYKVKIAAEVKDFSGKDILGFRTAKRMELFSQYAVVAAMEAVKDAGLDMEKEDPFRVGVIVGSGVGSLQAAEAGVEKILTKGPSRVDPLIVPKMITNMAAGNVSIAVGARGKCTNVATACATGTHCIGDAFRAIQYGDADVMLAGGTESSICPIGVAGFTSLTALSESNDPMRASIPFDKDRDGFVMGEGAGIVVLEELEHAVSRGAQILAEVVGYGATADAFHITSPAEDGSGAARAMVDAMKEADVKPEQIEYVNAHGTSTHHNDLFETRAVKVAFGDAASNLKINSTKSMIGHLLGAAGAVEFIVCVKSILDGFIHQTVGTQEVDEELDLNYMVGAPAEQEITYAMSNSLGFGGHNGSILIKKYEA